GTGGCGGCCTTCCACAGCGGGGCCTCGGCGTTCTTCCCGCTGCTGCTGCGGGCGCCGGCCGCACCCGGCGGCCCCCGCCTCCGCCTCGCCGACGCGGACGTGACGCAGGACGACTTCCCGCCGCTGACCCGGGAGTACGACCTGGTGCTCGCCCACCGCCTTGAACACACCCCCGGCTGGCCGCGTACCGTCGCCGCCACGACGCTGCTGCGCGAACCGCTCGACGTGGCCATGCCCGCCGACCATCCGCTGGCGGTCAAGCGGCGGCTCACCCCGCTCGATGTGGCCGACGAGCCCTGGATCACCGTGCACGACGGGTTCCCGGTGGTGGCCACCATCGACGCGATCGCGACGGCCGCGGGGCGCCGGCTGCGGCTGGTGCACCGCATCAACGAGTTCGCGGTGGTCGCCGAGGCGGTCGCCGCGGGCGGGGGCCTCGCCCTGATGCCGCGCTGGACGACGCGCCCGCATCCCGCCCTGGTCCTCAAACCGCTCAGCGGCGTCCGGGCCCGCCGCCAGATCGACGCCCTGCACCGCCCCGAACGCACGGCCCGCAAGGCGGTACGCACGGTTCTCGCCGAGCTCCACCGGGCGGCCGACACGATCCGCGGGCAGGGGTGAGACCGCGCAGTCTTTCAGGGGCGCGGGGAACTGCGCGGCCGGCCACGACGTGCCCGCACGTGACATCCGGGGCAGGCCGCGGAGTGCCTAAAAGGGGTACCACCGCACCGTCGCGTCGCCGTCCCGCAAGGACGACACCCGCCGCTCGAACTCCGCGAGCGCCCGCGGATTGCTCGGCGCATGCTGCGCCACCCACGCGCAGCTCGCCGTCTCCCGCGCCCCGCGCAGCACCCCGCACCCCTCCCACTCGCGCACATCCCACCCGTACGTCCCCGTGAACGTCTCGTACGCCTCGGGGGACAAGCCGTACCGGTCGCGGGACAGGGCCAGTACGACCAGGTCGTGCTCCCGCAGGTCCGCGGAGAACGTCTCCAGGTCGACCAGGACGGGACCGTCGGGCCCGACATGCACATTGCGGGGCAGCGCGTCCCCGTGGATCGGCCCCGGCGGCAGCTCCGGCGTGAGCGCGGCCGAGGCGGCGGCGAACCCGTCCCGCCGGTCCCGCAGGAACGCCGCGTCCGCCGGATCGATCACGTCCCCCGCGAGCCGCAGCCACCGCTCCACCCCGCCCAGCAGTTCACGGCGCGGCAGCGCGAACGCGGGGGAGGGCAGCGCGTGCACCACCCGCAGCAGTGCGGCCAGGTCACGCGGTTCGGCCGGGCGGACGGGGTCGGACAGCCGGTGCCACAGCGTCACCGGGTGACCGTCGACGAACCGGGCCTCGGGTTCGGCGGGCCGCACCGCCGGAACACCCGCCTCGGCGAGCCAGAGCGCGACGGCCACCTCCCGCCGCGCCCGTTCGAGGAGTTCGGTGTCGCGGCCCACCTTGACCACCAGGTCACCGAGGGCGAAGACGGCGTTCTCGCCCAGCGCGAGCAGCACCGCGTCGCGGCCGTCCCGCCCGGCCGGGCCGATACGCGCCTCGGCGAGTACGTTCCGCGCCTGTGCCTCGTCCATCATTCGCCTTCCGTGCAGCCGTCGGCCAGGTCCTCGACCAAGCCCTCGGCTCCCGCAGTTCCCGCCGGTTCCCGCGCGCGGCGTCGCACGCGGTCGCCCGTCATCGCCCGCCATTCTGCCCCCGTCCCCGGCCGCGACCGCACGCCGTACGTCGCCCGGCGTCCCATCCGCACTGGTGGGGGCCGTCGGCCGGGCGGGTGCGCTGTCTTGACGCGGTGTCGCCCGATCACGACGATGACGGGGGCCGCCGGGACGGCCGGATCCACACGTACCGCTCAGAGGAGCCGATTCCGTGACATTGGTGACCGCGAGGAAGCGGTCAACGAAGCCCTCGCCACGGGCCGGCGGGCCGGGCCGCCCCGTCGACCACGGCGCCTGGTTCCTGGTGCTGCCCGCCCTGATCCCGATCCTGGTGCTCAGCGTCGGCCCGCTCCTGTACGGCATCGCCCTGGCGTTCACCGACGCGCAGGCGGGCCGGACCGACCCCACGCGGTGGATCGGCACCCTCAACTTCCAGGACCTGCTGCACGACACCCTGTTCTGGGAGTCGTTCCGGATCGGCCTGGTGTGGGCGGTGGGCGTGACCGTCCCGCAGTTCGTCCTTGCGCTGGGGCTCGCCCTGCTGCTCAACGAGGAACTGCGGCTGCGCTGGCTGGCGCGGGCGCTCGCGATCATCCCGTGGGCGATGCCCGAGGTCGTGGTCGGCATCATGTGGCGCCTCGTCTACAACCCGGACGCGGGCATCCTCAACGAGACCATCCGTGATCTGGGCCTGGGTGACGGGCGCGACTGGCTGTCGGGCCTCGCGACCGCGCTGCCCGCCGTGATCGTCGTCGGGATCTGGGCCGGCATGCCCCAGACGACGGTCGCCCTGCTCGCCGGACTGCAGAACACGCCGCGCGAACTCCACGAGGCCGCCGCCATGGACGGCGCGGGCGCCTGGCGGCGCTTCCGCACGGTCACCTGGCCCGCCCTGAAACCGGTCGCGCTCGCCATCACGGCGCTCAACTTCATCTGGAACTTCAACTCGTTCGCCCTGGTCTACGTACTGACCCAGGGCGGTCCCGGCGGCCGGACCCGGCTGCCGATGCTGTTCGCCTACGAAGAGGCCTTCCGCTACGGCCAGTTCGGCTACGCGGCGGCGATGGGATGCGTGATGGTCGCGGTGATCTCGGTGATCCTCGCCGTCCACCTGGCCGGCCGGCTGCGGGGAGGCGAGGACGCGTGAGGACGAGCAGAAGGGCCCGCGCGGGCCAGTACGCGGCGCTCCTCGCGTATCTGGTCTTCCTCGCCTTCCCGTTCCTGTGGCTGGTCTCCACCGCCTTCAAGCCGGCGCGCGAACTGGCCAGTCTGCATCCGACCTGGCTACCCCAGGACCCGACCCTCGACAACTTCCGGCAGGCCTTCGACGAACAGCCGCTGCTGCGGGCCGCGTTCAACTCCCTGGTCGCGGCGCTCGGCGCGGCCGTGATCGCCGTACTGATCGCCACGCCGATGGCGTACGTGATCGCCCGGCACCGCACCCGGCTGGCGAAGGCGGCCACCGGCTGGGTGGTGGTCAGCCAGGCCTTCCCGTTCGTCCTGGTGATCATCCCGCTGTTCCTGGTCCTGAAGAACCTGCGCCTGATCAACTCCGTGGGCGGGCTGGTCATGGTCTACGTGGTGTGGGCCCTGCCGTTCGCACTCTGGATGCTCGTGGGGTACGTACGGGCGGTGCCGGCCGAGATGGAGGAGGCCGCCGCGGTGGACGGCGCCGGCAAGGTGCGCACCCTGGTCTCGATCACGGCGCCGCTCCTCGCGCCGGGCATCGTGGCCACGGCCCTGTTCGCGTTCATCAGCGCGTGGAACGAGTTCTTCTTCGCGCTGGTGCTGCTCAAGACCCCGGAGAAACAGACCTTGCCCGTCGTCCTCACCCACTTCCTCGGCGCGGAGGGCGTGGCGGATCTCGGCCCCCTCGCCGCCGCCGCGTTCCTGGCGACCATCCCGTCGCTGGTCGTCTTCGCGCTCATCCAGAAAAGGATCACGGGCGGGATGCTCGCCGGGGCGGTGAAGAGCTGATGCGGGCGCGGAGGCGGATGCGGACGCGCAGGGGGTGGCTGGCCGCGCTCGTCGCGGGGCTGGTGCTCGCCGCGGGCTCCGGCTGTTCCGGGGACGGGGGCGGCTCCGAGGACGGGCGGATCACGCTCCGCTTCCAGTCGCTGGCCTGGCAGAAGGAGTCCGTCGACGCCAACAAGGAACTGGTGCGGGAGTGGAACGCCGCGCATCCGGACGTCGAGGTCGAGTACGTACAGGGCTCCTGGGACAGCGTCCACGACCAGTTGCTCACGTCCTTCGAGGGCGGTGAGGCGCCGGACATCATCCACGACGCCTCGGACGACCTCGCGGACTTCGCGTACGGCGGGTATCTCGCGGATCTGCGCGGGCTGCTGTCCGAGCGGCTCACGTCGGACATCCCGGGGCGGAGCTGGGAGACGACGACGTTCGGGGACGGGATCTACGGTGTGCCGTTCCTCCAGGAGCCCCGGGTCCTGATCGCCAACGCCCGGTGGCTCAAGGAGTCGGGCGTACGGATCCCCACGCCCGAGAAGCCGTGGAGCTGGGCCGAGTTCCGGAGGATCACGGACCGGCTGAGCACGGGCGAGGGCAAGTACGGGGTGGCCTGGCCACTCAAGGAGCCCGTCTCGGCCACGCTCAACCTGTCGTTGTCGACCGGCGGGCAGCTGTTCCACCGCGGGGCAGACGGCAAGGTGCGGATCCGGTTCGAGGAGGGTGACGCGGTCGTCCCGCGCACGATCCACGACCAGGTGAACGTCGATGGCAGCGCCTCGGGTTCGACGCTCGGCAGCGGTGGCTCCGACACCCTGCCCGGGTTCTTCGGCGGCAAGTACGCGATGGTGCCGCTCGGGTTCTCCTACCGGCAGCAGATCGTGCAGCAGGCGCCGAAGGGCTTCGACTGGCAGGTGCTGCCCGCGCCCGCCGGGGTCGACGGGCTCACCCAGGGAGTGAGTCCGCAGACGTTGTCCGTCGCCGAGGACAGCCCGCACAAGAAGGAGGCCGCGGCCTTCATCGACTTCCTGCTCCGGCCGCGGAACATGGTGCGGCTCGCGCTGGGCGACTGGATGCTGCCGACCGGCACGCGGGCGCTGCGGGATCCGGCGCTGCGCGGCGAGAAGGACGGCTGGGCCGTGGGAGCGGCGCTCGCCGGGGATCTGCGTTCGGCGCCCGCGCAGTCCGTGCGGGGGTATCCGGAGTGGAAGGACAAGGTGGCGACGCCCGCGTACCAGGAGTACTACAGCGGGGCGATCGGGCTCGGGGAGCTGCGGCGACGGCTGGTGAAGGACGGGAACCTGGTGCTGGCCCGCTACCAGAGATGACGAGCCGGTGCCCGGAGGCGCACGGGCCGTTCAATTCACTTGTACGAGACGTCTCGTCTCGCTTAGGGTCCCCGTATGACCACCCCGCATCCCGCCCCCGCCCATATCGCCATGTTCTCCATCGCCGCCCACGGGCATGTGAACCCGAGTCTCGAAGTGATCCGCGAGCTCGTCGCCCGCGGGCACCGGGTCACGTACGCGATTCCGCCGGTCTTCGCCGACAAGGTCGCGGAGACCGGCGCCGAGCCGAAGCCGTGGACCTCGACCCTGCCGTCGCCCGACGACGACCCCAGCGCCTGGGGGAGCACGCTCCTGGACAACGTGGAACCCTTCCTCGCGGACGCCGTCCAGGCGCTCCCGCAGCTCATCCAGGCCTACGAGGGCGACGAGCCGGACCTCGTCCTGCACGACATCACCTCGTACCCGGCCCGCGTCCTCGCCCACCGCTGGGGCGTCCCCGCCGTCTCGCTCTCACCGAACCTCGTCGCCTGGGAGGGGTACGAGGAGGAGGTCGCCGAGCCCATGTGGGCGGAGCCCAGGAAGACCGAGCGGGGGCAGGCCTACTACGCCCGCTTCCAGGCCTGGCTGGACGAGAACGGGGTCGGCCTGGACCCCGACTCCTTCAGTGGCCGGCCCGCCCGTTCCCTGGTCCTCATCCCCAAGGCCCTCCAGCCGAACGCCGACCGGGTCGACGAGTCCGTGTACACCTTCGTCGGCGCCTGCCAGGGCGACCGCGCCGCCCAGGGGGAGTGGCGGCGGCCCGACGGCGCCGAGCGCGTCGCCCTGGTGTCCCTGGGATCCGCCTTCACCAAGCAGCCCGCCTTCTACCGCGAGTGCGTGAAGGCGTTCGGCGCGCTGCCGGGCTGGCACCTGGTGCTCCAGGTCGGCAAGCACGTCGACCCGGCCGAACTCGGCGTGATCCCGGCGAACGTGGAGGTCCGTGACTGGGTCCCGCAGCTCGCGATCCTCAAGCAGGCCGACGTCTTCGTCACCCATGCCGGAGCGGGCGGCAGCCAGGAGGGGATGGCGACCGCCACGCCGATGATCTGCGTACCGCAGGCCGTCGACCAGTTCGGCAACGCGGACGTGCTCCAGTCGCTCGGAGTGGCCCGCCATCTGCCCATGGAAGAGGTCACCGCCGACACCTTGCGCGCGGCCGTCCTGGCGATCGCCGACGATCCGGAAGTGGCACGGAAACTCAAGGCCCTGCAGGCCGAGATGGCGGCCGAAGGAGGAACTTCGCGAGCCGCGGATTTGATCGAAGCGGAAATTCCCGAAGGGCGTGACAAGGCGCGCCAGGGCGCATAAGGCCTGATCAGGTGACCCTCAGCAAACCCGGAATTCCCCCGGGTCACGGTTCCATGGAATCGGTGAAGCCATGGCGCACTTTGTATAACGGAAAGGTCATTCGATAACGCTCCGGTAACGCAGGGTCTGTCCTGTCGGGTCATGGATCCGGTTGTTGGGTTGGACCCCTGACCCCCGCAGAAGGTTGCACGGGCTTCTTCTTGTTCTTTTCCCGAACAGGTTCTTAGCGTGAGGTGAACTCGTTACGAACTTTGGGAAGTTGACCTATGCGCCGTGACATACCGCCCCTCGCAGAGGTGCGCCGCATCACCGAGAAGAAGCGCGACGCCTGGTGGACCGTGCTGCTCGTCGACCCGGTCGCCACCCCGCTGGTGCGGTTGACCGCGAAGTACACGCGGATCACCCCGAACCAGATCACCTGGGGCGCGTTCCTGCTCGGCCTGGTCTCGGCGGCGTTCTTCGCGTTCGGTGACTGGCGGTGGCTGATCGCCGGCGCGTTCGTCTACCACCTGAGCTTCATCCTCGACTGCATGGACGGGAAGGTGGCCCGCCTCACCGGGCAGGGCTCGGTCTTCGGCGCCTGGCTGGACTTCGTCTTCGACCGCATCCGGGTGGCGGTGTGCGGCGTCGCGCTGATGGCCGGGCAGTACGACCGCACCGGCGAGACGATCTACATCTGGCTGGCCGCCGCGGTCGTCTTCCTCGACACGCTGCGCTACATCAACGGCCTGGAGATCTTCAAGATCCGCCACACCATGCGCAAGCAGATCAAGGCGCGGGTGCGGGCGGCCCGGCGCGCGGAGAACGCCGCGGAGCTCGCCTTCATGGAGGACCTGCTGCGCAACAACCCTGAGGCGGACATCGAGCAGGACATCCGCCAGGCCGCCGCGGCGACGCTGGCACCGGCCGGCGGCGCGGAGGTCGCGGAGAGCGCCGAGGTAGCCGCATTCGCGGAGCGCGAGCACGAGCACTCGCCGGCGCCGACGACAGCTGCAGCGACTGCGACAGTTGCAGCGTCTGCGCGGGCGACTGGCACGGAGGCCGCTGACGGTGAGGACGGGGCCGAGGGTGCGGCCGAGGAGCCGGTCAGGCCTCCGGCCCGGGTGATCGACCTGCACCAGGAGTTCAGGCACCGCTTCCCGGTCTATCTGCGTGCCCGCTCCTTCTTCCTGCGCCACCGCATCCGTACGCACCTGGTGAGCGGTATCGAGTTCCAGATGGGCGTCTTCATCCTGGGCCCGCTGTTCGACTCGGTCATCGAGGCGACCGTCGTGTCCGGGGCGCTGCTCCTCGTCTTCGAGCTCGCCATCATCTACAAACTGCTGCTCTCCACCCGGGACTTCACCCGCACCATCGACTCCTTCGAGCGCGAAGAGGTCCCCACCGCGGCCTGACCGGCACAGCGCGACACGTGGGTCCGCGAACGGCGGCGGGGCCGGGGCTTCTTGCCCTGGCCCCGCCGCCGTTCGGTCCTGCCGTTCGGTCCTGCCGTTCGGTCCTGCCGTTCGGTCCTGCTGCCGTTCGGCGTCGCCGCTCCGCTCCGTACGGAACCGGCCGGTCAGACGCCGACCCGCTCGCCCTCGACAGCCGGCGGCTGCGGAGGCTGCGGCTGCGTCGACGGCTCCTCGAACGACTCGTCGTGACTGAGGTCCGGCAGCCGGTTCAGCCACTTCGGGAAGTACCAGTTGCGCTCGCCGAGCAGGGCCATGACCGCCGGGAGCAGCACACCGCGGATGATCGTGGCGTCGATCAGGACCGCCGCCGCGAGGCCCACACCCATCTGCTTCATGGACTGCATGGACAGCGTGCCGAAGATCGCGAAGACCGCGACCATGATGACGGCGGCGCTGGTGATGACACCGGCCGTGGTGACGACACCGTGCTGGATGGCGTCCCGGGTCGTCAGCCCCCGCAGCCGCGCCTCACGGATCCGCGAGACCACGAAGACGTGGTAGTCCATCGAGAGCCCGAACAGGATCACGAAGAGGAACAGCGGCAGCCAGGTGATGATCGCGCCCACCCCCTCGGCGCCCACCAGCGACGCGCCCCAGCCGTGCTGGAAGACGGCGACCAGGATGCCGTACGCCGCTCCGACCGACAGGAGGTTGAGGACGATCGAGGTGACCGCGATCGTCAGCGAGCGGAACGACAGGAGCATCAGCACGAAGGCGAAGACCACGACGAAGACGAAGACCGGGGCCACCGCGCTGACCAGCTGGTCGTTGAAGTCCTTCGAACCCGCCACCTGACCGGAGATCGGGGCCTCGACGCCGTCCACCTTGCCGAGCGTCGCGGGACGGACGTCGTCGCGCAGGATCGTCAGGCTCTTCTCGGCCTTGTCGAGGTCCGAGCCGCCCACCAGCGGTACGTACACGAAGGCGATGTTCTGCGTATCGTGCACCTTGACGTCGACCGGGCCGCGCGAGGCGCCCGAACTGACCGCCCGCGCACGGAAGTCGGCGATCGCGGACTTCACCTCGGGGGAGTTGATGTCGTCGGCCCTGACGACCACCTCGGCCGGGTCGGAGCCGCCGGGGAAGGCATCGTTGACCCGCTCGTACGTCGCCACGATCGGCAGCGAGTCTCCGAACTCCTGGTCCAGCGTGAGGTTCTGGGTCTTCATGCCCAGCGCGGGAGCGGCGATGGCCACCAGGGCGCCCGCCGCGACGACCAGCGAGATCGCGGGCCTGGCCAGCACCACGCGCAGGACGGCCGTCCAGAAGCGGCTGTCGTTGCCCGAACCGCCCTTGCCCGCCGTTCCGTTGGACTTGCGGCGCTTGTCCGGGTGCAGGAACGGGATCCGCCCCGTCTCGACCCGCTTGCCGAGCAGCGAGAGGACCGCGGGCAGCACCGTCACGGAGCCGACCATGGCGACCGCCACGACCATCAGGGAGGCGAGCCCCATCGCCTTGAAGGTGGCGATCCCGGTGAACAGCATGCCCGCCATCGCCACGCACACCGTGACGCCGGAGACGATGATGGCCCGCCCGCTGGTGGCCGCCGCGATCCGCAGCGCGGTCTCGGGGTCCCGGCCCGCCGCGCGCTCCTCGCGCTCGCGCCGCAGATAGAACAGGCAGTAGTCGACGCCGACCGCGAGCCCGACGAGCAGCATCACCGAACTGGACGTGTCGTCCATCGGCTGGACATGGCTGACGATCATCATCAGGCCCATCGTGGCCATGATCGCGGTGATCGCGAGCAGCACCGGCACCAGCGCCGCCACCAGCGCGCCGAACGCGACCAGCAGGATGCCGAGGGCCACCGGCACGGCGGAGAACTCCGCCTGCTGGAAGTCGTCGCCGAACGCGTCGTCGAACGTCTTGTTCATGCTGGCGCCGCCGATCTCCTCGATCCGCAACGCCTCATGGTCCTTCTGGACCTTCTCCACGGCCTTCAGCACGGGCTCCACCCGCTCGCCCGCCGTGTCCGCGTCGCCGCGCATGTCGAACTGGACCAGCGCGCTGCGCCCGTCCTTCGAGATCGTCTTCGTGTCGTACGGCGAGGTCACGTCGGTCGCCTTGCCGGTGCCCTCGACCGCCTCGATCACGGCGGCGACGGCGGCACGGAACTCGCTGTCGGTCGCCTTGAGACCTGTCTTCCTGGCCTGCAGGAGTACGGTCTCGCCGGCCGGCTCGTCGATCCCCGCCTGCTCCGCGATGGCCGCGGCCCGGCCCGTCTCGCCGCCGAGCTGCTCGCTGTCCTTCAGCTCGACCGTGCCCGCCGCCGAGCCGAGCCCCATCGCCAGAACGACGAACAGCACCCAGATCCCGACGGCCGCCCAGCGGTGCCGGGCGCTCCAGCCACCGGCCCGGGCCGCTATCCCCCGTACCCGCGTGTCTCGCTTCCCCATGACGGGCTTGCCCCCTTGTCCCGGGCGCCGACCCCCTGCCGACACCATCGTTATGAAGGTATGGCGCGGATAAGGGCCTCTCCTCGTGCTCTTTGGTGAAGTCCGGTGGTCGGAAGTCCTCCCCCCGGACCCCGCGACCTCCGCACTGAGGAGGATGAGAGGCCCTTACATGTAAAGCCGCTCCTCGGGGGTCGCGCCCGAGCTGACTGGTCGGTAACCTGCGTTGCGTCGGTACACACCCCGGCCCGGCGGCCGTCGTGCCCACCCCCACGGGGCACGACGGCCGCCTTCAGGGTGCGGCGGGACCTAAAGTGTGCGAATGACGACGGGGACGACGACGTACGCGGCGCTGCTGCGCGGGATCAACGTGGGCGGCAGCCGCAAGGTGCCGATGGCCGAGCTGCGCACCCTCCTGGAAGGGCTCGGGCACAGCGGCGTACGCACGTATCTGCAGAGCGGGAACGCCGTGTTCACCAGCGACCACGGCGACGAGGACTCCCTCGCCGACGAGCTGGCGGGGGCCCTCGCGGACCACTTCGGTTTTACGGTCGACGTGCTGGTGCGCGACCACGCGTATCTGCGGGCCGTCCGCGACGCCTGCCCGTTCCCGGCCGCCGAACTGGAGGGCAGGCAGCTGCACGTCACGTACTTCTCGGCGCCCGTCGACGCCGAACGCTTCGCGTCGGTCGACGCACAGGCCTTCCTGCCGGAGGAGTTCCGCCTCGGCGAGCGCGTGCTGTACCTGTACGCCCCCGACGGCCTCGGCCGCTCCAAACTGGCGGAGAGCCTGGCGAAGCCCCGGGTGACGAAGGGAATCGTCGCCACCGCACGCAACTGGAACACCGTCGTCAAACTCGTGGAGCTGACCGGTGAGTGAGGCCCCGCACAACGCGGCCGTGGAGGCGGCCGTCGCGGGCGAGCTGCGCCTCCTGGACCCCGAGGTCCGCCGTTCGCCCGAACTGGTCGGCGCGCTGCTGCACCCCGACTTCCACGAGTTCGGCGCCTCCGGCCGGCACTGGGACCGTGCCGCGATCATCGACATGCTCGCCACGGAGACGGAGACGGAGACGGAGCCGGTAGCGGCTCCCGTGTCCGCCGCCCGGGCCTGGCGCATGAGGGGTGTCCAGCTCTCGCCGGACGTCGTCCACCTCACCTTCGACACGGAGCGCAACGGCCGCCGCGTACACCGCAGTTCGCTGTGGCGACGGTCGCGGGAAGCGGCGGGCGAGAGCTGGCTCCT
This sequence is a window from Streptomyces ortus. Protein-coding genes within it:
- a CDS encoding LysR family transcriptional regulator; the protein is MDERQLRILRELGELGSVTAVAEALLVTPSAISQQLRLLQRAMPVPLTERQGRRLALTDAGQALAGAAIEVETALERARHTVEEFVDRPDGEVSVAAFHSGASAFFPLLLRAPAAPGGPRLRLADADVTQDDFPPLTREYDLVLAHRLEHTPGWPRTVAATTLLREPLDVAMPADHPLAVKRRLTPLDVADEPWITVHDGFPVVATIDAIATAAGRRLRLVHRINEFAVVAEAVAAGGGLALMPRWTTRPHPALVLKPLSGVRARRQIDALHRPERTARKAVRTVLAELHRAADTIRGQG
- a CDS encoding phosphotransferase enzyme family protein produces the protein MDEAQARNVLAEARIGPAGRDGRDAVLLALGENAVFALGDLVVKVGRDTELLERARREVAVALWLAEAGVPAVRPAEPEARFVDGHPVTLWHRLSDPVRPAEPRDLAALLRVVHALPSPAFALPRRELLGGVERWLRLAGDVIDPADAAFLRDRRDGFAAASAALTPELPPGPIHGDALPRNVHVGPDGPVLVDLETFSADLREHDLVVLALSRDRYGLSPEAYETFTGTYGWDVREWEGCGVLRGARETASCAWVAQHAPSNPRALAEFERRVSSLRDGDATVRWYPF
- a CDS encoding carbohydrate ABC transporter permease, which translates into the protein MTLVTARKRSTKPSPRAGGPGRPVDHGAWFLVLPALIPILVLSVGPLLYGIALAFTDAQAGRTDPTRWIGTLNFQDLLHDTLFWESFRIGLVWAVGVTVPQFVLALGLALLLNEELRLRWLARALAIIPWAMPEVVVGIMWRLVYNPDAGILNETIRDLGLGDGRDWLSGLATALPAVIVVGIWAGMPQTTVALLAGLQNTPRELHEAAAMDGAGAWRRFRTVTWPALKPVALAITALNFIWNFNSFALVYVLTQGGPGGRTRLPMLFAYEEAFRYGQFGYAAAMGCVMVAVISVILAVHLAGRLRGGEDA
- a CDS encoding carbohydrate ABC transporter permease; the encoded protein is MRTSRRARAGQYAALLAYLVFLAFPFLWLVSTAFKPARELASLHPTWLPQDPTLDNFRQAFDEQPLLRAAFNSLVAALGAAVIAVLIATPMAYVIARHRTRLAKAATGWVVVSQAFPFVLVIIPLFLVLKNLRLINSVGGLVMVYVVWALPFALWMLVGYVRAVPAEMEEAAAVDGAGKVRTLVSITAPLLAPGIVATALFAFISAWNEFFFALVLLKTPEKQTLPVVLTHFLGAEGVADLGPLAAAAFLATIPSLVVFALIQKRITGGMLAGAVKS
- a CDS encoding ABC transporter substrate-binding protein: MRTRRGWLAALVAGLVLAAGSGCSGDGGGSEDGRITLRFQSLAWQKESVDANKELVREWNAAHPDVEVEYVQGSWDSVHDQLLTSFEGGEAPDIIHDASDDLADFAYGGYLADLRGLLSERLTSDIPGRSWETTTFGDGIYGVPFLQEPRVLIANARWLKESGVRIPTPEKPWSWAEFRRITDRLSTGEGKYGVAWPLKEPVSATLNLSLSTGGQLFHRGADGKVRIRFEEGDAVVPRTIHDQVNVDGSASGSTLGSGGSDTLPGFFGGKYAMVPLGFSYRQQIVQQAPKGFDWQVLPAPAGVDGLTQGVSPQTLSVAEDSPHKKEAAAFIDFLLRPRNMVRLALGDWMLPTGTRALRDPALRGEKDGWAVGAALAGDLRSAPAQSVRGYPEWKDKVATPAYQEYYSGAIGLGELRRRLVKDGNLVLARYQR
- the mgt gene encoding macrolide-inactivating glycosyltransferase, encoding MTTPHPAPAHIAMFSIAAHGHVNPSLEVIRELVARGHRVTYAIPPVFADKVAETGAEPKPWTSTLPSPDDDPSAWGSTLLDNVEPFLADAVQALPQLIQAYEGDEPDLVLHDITSYPARVLAHRWGVPAVSLSPNLVAWEGYEEEVAEPMWAEPRKTERGQAYYARFQAWLDENGVGLDPDSFSGRPARSLVLIPKALQPNADRVDESVYTFVGACQGDRAAQGEWRRPDGAERVALVSLGSAFTKQPAFYRECVKAFGALPGWHLVLQVGKHVDPAELGVIPANVEVRDWVPQLAILKQADVFVTHAGAGGSQEGMATATPMICVPQAVDQFGNADVLQSLGVARHLPMEEVTADTLRAAVLAIADDPEVARKLKALQAEMAAEGGTSRAADLIEAEIPEGRDKARQGA
- a CDS encoding CDP-alcohol phosphatidyltransferase family protein, which encodes MRRDIPPLAEVRRITEKKRDAWWTVLLVDPVATPLVRLTAKYTRITPNQITWGAFLLGLVSAAFFAFGDWRWLIAGAFVYHLSFILDCMDGKVARLTGQGSVFGAWLDFVFDRIRVAVCGVALMAGQYDRTGETIYIWLAAAVVFLDTLRYINGLEIFKIRHTMRKQIKARVRAARRAENAAELAFMEDLLRNNPEADIEQDIRQAAAATLAPAGGAEVAESAEVAAFAEREHEHSPAPTTAAATATVAASARATGTEAADGEDGAEGAAEEPVRPPARVIDLHQEFRHRFPVYLRARSFFLRHRIRTHLVSGIEFQMGVFILGPLFDSVIEATVVSGALLLVFELAIIYKLLLSTRDFTRTIDSFEREEVPTAA
- a CDS encoding MMPL family transporter produces the protein MGKRDTRVRGIAARAGGWSARHRWAAVGIWVLFVVLAMGLGSAAGTVELKDSEQLGGETGRAAAIAEQAGIDEPAGETVLLQARKTGLKATDSEFRAAVAAVIEAVEGTGKATDVTSPYDTKTISKDGRSALVQFDMRGDADTAGERVEPVLKAVEKVQKDHEALRIEEIGGASMNKTFDDAFGDDFQQAEFSAVPVALGILLVAFGALVAALVPVLLAITAIMATMGLMMIVSHVQPMDDTSSSVMLLVGLAVGVDYCLFYLRREREERAAGRDPETALRIAAATSGRAIIVSGVTVCVAMAGMLFTGIATFKAMGLASLMVVAVAMVGSVTVLPAVLSLLGKRVETGRIPFLHPDKRRKSNGTAGKGGSGNDSRFWTAVLRVVLARPAISLVVAAGALVAIAAPALGMKTQNLTLDQEFGDSLPIVATYERVNDAFPGGSDPAEVVVRADDINSPEVKSAIADFRARAVSSGASRGPVDVKVHDTQNIAFVYVPLVGGSDLDKAEKSLTILRDDVRPATLGKVDGVEAPISGQVAGSKDFNDQLVSAVAPVFVFVVVFAFVLMLLSFRSLTIAVTSIVLNLLSVGAAYGILVAVFQHGWGASLVGAEGVGAIITWLPLFLFVILFGLSMDYHVFVVSRIREARLRGLTTRDAIQHGVVTTAGVITSAAVIMVAVFAIFGTLSMQSMKQMGVGLAAAVLIDATIIRGVLLPAVMALLGERNWYFPKWLNRLPDLSHDESFEEPSTQPQPPQPPAVEGERVGV
- a CDS encoding DUF1697 domain-containing protein; this translates as MTTGTTTYAALLRGINVGGSRKVPMAELRTLLEGLGHSGVRTYLQSGNAVFTSDHGDEDSLADELAGALADHFGFTVDVLVRDHAYLRAVRDACPFPAAELEGRQLHVTYFSAPVDAERFASVDAQAFLPEEFRLGERVLYLYAPDGLGRSKLAESLAKPRVTKGIVATARNWNTVVKLVELTGE
- a CDS encoding nuclear transport factor 2 family protein; translated protein: MSEAPHNAAVEAAVAGELRLLDPEVRRSPELVGALLHPDFHEFGASGRHWDRAAIIDMLATETETETEPVAAPVSAARAWRMRGVQLSPDVVHLTFDTERNGRRVHRSSLWRRSREAAGESWLLYFHQGTPFTV